Proteins encoded by one window of Venturia canescens isolate UGA chromosome 2, ASM1945775v1, whole genome shotgun sequence:
- the LOC122406046 gene encoding uncharacterized protein isoform X1, translated as MASDGEDSGRQKDALMQSYIQGVKRTAQQDNRDPGVGFNLPREVIQRRENVWNNFFDKYNNKVPNDVVLNMLTMEPVESVSNENNNEEEEGDDEDNDEDDDEDNDEDNKEYYSKCRAPIRKLPALIQYWVDTGNPPYQLTGDENHSDTGSSLSEGEYSRSNQSAALRKSIEEPKFDENSPYSSVDTAAYVLSNTNVTEKAKTQEIVEGAKKSNEHLCPKVAAPTQEDRNASKVADEASKLNENRSSNEILKTPQKSAPLNCMISPGGSVMLCEVLPALQQFDDLLEKSEQLKKPSSTFSMVRRTRKPPTAKSTLETNLKSLFESQPKEKSSESFNDSKGTANFRKLYKGRDSPCDLIMLENTSKLSTSRPVLHPALEPVTTTATLPLVYRARTRRKRKKPSLPSSATLSDVVLRQGVPNSSQESPELVQDDKNNNNDIEKEGHERYSEFFESLGLTPKTSLIDKEDNKIVRRRYTRRNYRQLMGTKTGCTTSQTTSPESLESIEKTCGSSEKRERSAVIASNSIEKLRENLGKKILTVRITRLPDQVLARYQQQKSKSSLRFNDVSHHDNSNIEVLTTVTNDSDSSTILIYSCGHDNVDPSYESDYSTKMLSLSSRSVEKAIENGGKNEKSKLPADRTFATDPAEPLFVESSSKISDKLKNDEPRDLVVTFPKLPSNQGANVTRTEEQYKNKPRDLRVKNLNLTTSTTVSSVQPESQDSKAKNLTKSLSRPSIQMENGIGGGELDSRGCKKSRKLENLDRDESDRFSFGFSIKTTSEPDEDCLNSLIREKSLEPHKNRKKSKNSRTVTKREMRNGEMNGGPETNAKNAHKPHSRIVISSDEEEDHPVTFSRTLRSIRSPKKIDTKLTASKRSKNTRKVIDEVVNDLNGEKVSDGSGNSNKSGDGEVTSPSTKNRENSDPRRSKRKRLATTWLNEAVESKNPSGESSDGLKTVESLKNNKFGNLTDINSNFRQEKRKRLENEVPRDVKKSKTTHALKFCTRLSSDSDSNFGFESEKSVAADDKSVRAQSTGPKVSYSEKTLKKRKNVKESEKKSLHLPDEKSPNTASKDLREKTRIPPVRSKTNARIRARETATKKVRRTRILGTAIREESDDDDSKYVKTLANKSTKSKLTINEKACVHPKDANVDSPAPEKLQDYLRTFSPDILDNSILEIDNIFKANGHYQNRNSDEISTKLVKPIVNKNLINTRKSTRTFRTKLTSDSENNDDL; from the exons ATGGCGAGTGACGGAGAGGACAGTGGGAGACAAAAGGATGCTCTCATGCAGTCTTACATTCAAGGAGTCAAGAG GACTGCCCAGCAGGATAACCGAGACCCTGGGGTCGGTTTTAATCTACCGAGGGAGGTTATCCAGCGGAGGGAGAATgtgtggaataatttttttgacaaatataataataag GTACCGAATGACGTCGTACTGAATATGTTAACGATGGAGCCTGTGGAAAGTGTGTCGAATGAGAACAACAATGAAGAGGAAGAGGGGGATGATGAGGACAATGATGAAGACGATGATGAAGACAACGATGAGGACAATAAGGAATATTATTCCAAGTGTAGGGCTCCGATACGCAAGCTTCCAGCGCTCATACAATATTGGGTAGACACCGGGAATCCTCCGTATCAGTTGACAGGAGATGAGAATCATTCCGACACAGGGTCGTCATTGAGCGAGGGTGAATATTCGAGATCAAATCAGTCTGCAGCGTTGCGAAAGTCCATAGAAGAACCCAAATTCGACGAGAATTCGCCGTACAGTTCGGTCGATACAGCCGCATATGTGTTGTCGAATACAAACGTAACGGAAAAGGCAAAAACCCAAGAAATCGTTGAAGGTGCtaaaaaatcaaacgaacaTTTGTGTCCCAAGGTTGCGGCACCGACCCAAGAAGATCGCAATGCATCCAAGGTTGCTGACGAAGCttcgaaattgaatgaaaatcgttccagtaatgaaattttgaaaactccACAGAAAAGCGCCCCGTTAAATTGCATGATAAGTCCTGGCGGCAGTGTTATGCTCTGTGAAGTACTTCCGGCGCTACAGCAATTCGATGATCTTCTGGAAAAGTCAGAACAACTGAAAAAGCCGAGTTCAACGTTTTCGATGGTTCGTCGAACAAGAAAACCCCCCACCGCTAAAAGCAcacttgaaacaaatttgaaaagccTCTTTGAGTCACAGCCCAAAGAAAAATCTAGCGAATCCTTTAACGATTCCAAAGGAACTGCAAATTTCAGGAAACTCTACAAAGGAAGAGATTCTCCTTGCGATCTGATAATGCTAGAAAATACGAGCAAACTTTCAACATCAAGGCCAGTTTTGCATCCAGCCCTAGAACCCGTTACTACGACCGCAACTCTACCCCTCGTTTATCGTGCTCgaacaaggagaaaaagaaaaaaaccgtCATTACCATCATCTGCCACATTATCGGATGTTGTGCTGCGCCAGGGTGTACCTAACAGCTCGCAAGAGAGCCCCGAACTCGTTCAAGATgacaaaaacaataataacgaCATCGAGAAAGAAGGACATGAAAGATACTCCGAGTTTTTTGAATCTCTAGGACTAACTCCGAAAACATCCTTGATTGATAAAGAAGATAACAAAATCGTAAGACGACGGTACACGAGAAGAAACTATCGACAGTTAATGGGCACTAAAACAGGCTGTACAACTTCGCAAACTACGTCTCCAGAATCTCTAGAATCGATAGAAAAGACATGCGGCTCGAGCGAGAAACGCGAACGTTCGGCAGTAATCGCTTCTAATTCtatcgaaaaattgagggaaaatttaggaaagaaaattttgactGTACGAATAACGAGGCTGCCTGATCAAGTTTTGGCTCGTtatcaacaacaaaaaagcAAATCATCTCTCAGGTTCAACGACGTATCGCATCACGATAATTCCAACATCGAAGTTCTTACGACTGTGACTAATGACAGTGATTCCAGCACTATTCTCATTTATTCCTGCGGCCATGATAATGTCGATCCATCTTACGAGAGCGACTATTCGACGAAAATGTTAAGCCTCTCGTCGCGCTCTGTAGAAAAAGCCATTGAAAATGgagggaaaaatgaaaaatcgaagttGCCGGCTGATCGAACTTTCGCCACGGACCCTGCGGAGCCTTTATTCGTTGAGTCTTCTTCAAAAATATCAGACAAACTGAAGAATGATGAACCGCGCGATCTCGTTGTTACGTTCCCAAAATTGCCTTCAAATCAGGGAGCAAACGTTACGCGAACGGAAGAGcaatacaaaaataaaccGCGAGATTTGAgggtgaaaaatttgaacttAACGACATCGACGACCGTGTCGAGCGTTCAACCAGAATCGCAGGATTCGAAGGccaaaaatttgacgaaatctCTGTCACGTCCTTCAATTCAGATGGAAAATGGGATTGGGGGCGGCGAACTCGATTCTCGGGGATGTAAAAAGtcaagaaaattggaaaatctcGATCGAGACGAAAGTGATCGATTTTCTTTTGGTTTCAGTATCAAAACTACCTCGGAACCTGATGAAGATTGTTTGAATAGTCTCATacgagaaaaatctttggaacCGCACAAAAACAggaagaaaagtaaaaattcaaGAACCGTAACAAAACGGGAAATGAGGAATGGAGAAATGAACGGTGGGCCGGAAACTAACGCGAAGAATGCTCACAAACCTCATTCGCGGATCGTGATATCATCTGACGAGGAAGAAGACCATCCGGTCACGTTTTCACGGACACTGAGATCGATAAGGAgtccgaaaaaaatcgatacaaAGCTCACAGCTTCGAAACGCTCGAAAAACACACGAAAAGTAATCGACGAGGTTGTAAACGATTTAAACGGTGAGAAAGTCTCAGACGGATCAGGAAATTCCAATAAATCTGGAGACGGCGAAGTGACGAGTCCGTCGACGAAAAACAGGGAGAACAGTGATCCCAGAAGATctaaaagaaaaagattagCGACGACTTGGTTGAACGAAGCAGTCGAGTCGAAAAATCCATCAGGAGAATCGAGCGATGGTCTCAAAACAGTTGAATCTCTAAAGAACAACAAATTCGGAAATTTGACGGACATCAACTCGAACTTTCGtcaagaaaagagaaaacgtCTCGAAAACGAGGTGCCTCGAGacgttaaaaaatcgaaaacaacGCATGCACTCAAGTTTTGCACGCGTCTCAGTTCCGATTCGGACTCTAATTTTGGTTTCGAGTCAGAAAAATCTGTCGCTGCTGATGATAAATCTGTGAGAGCTCAGTCGACTGGACCAAAAGTCAGTTATTCAGAAAAAACCttgaaaaaacggaaaaatgtgaaggaaagtgagaaaaaatcgttgcacCTTCCCGACGAGAAATCCCCTAATACTGCGAGCAAAGAtttaagagaaaaaacgagaattccGCCTGTCCGAAGTAAAACCAACGCAAGAATCCGAGCGAGAGAAACAGCGACGAAAAAAGTGCGAAGAACGAGAATTCTCGGGACTGCGATTCGGGAAGAAAGTGACGACGACGATAGCAAATACGTGAAAACTCTTGCGAACAAGTCTACCAAGTCTAAGTTAACGATAAACGAGAAAGCTTGCGTGCATCCAAAAGACGCGAACGTCGACAGCCCTGCGCCCGAAAAACTTCAAGATTATTTGCGAACTTTTTCCCCTGATATTTTGGACAATTCTATTTTGGAAATTGACAACATATTCAAAGCGAACGGTCATTATCAGAATAGAAACAGCGATGAAATCTCAACGAAACTTGTCAAACCgattgttaataaaaatttgataaatacgCGAAAATCTACGAGAACTTTTCGGACCAAGTTGACCAGTGATTCTGAGAATAACGACGATTTATAA
- the LOC122406046 gene encoding uncharacterized protein isoform X3, with product MKNVPNDVVLNMLTMEPVESVSNENNNEEEEGDDEDNDEDDDEDNDEDNKEYYSKCRAPIRKLPALIQYWVDTGNPPYQLTGDENHSDTGSSLSEGEYSRSNQSAALRKSIEEPKFDENSPYSSVDTAAYVLSNTNVTEKAKTQEIVEGAKKSNEHLCPKVAAPTQEDRNASKVADEASKLNENRSSNEILKTPQKSAPLNCMISPGGSVMLCEVLPALQQFDDLLEKSEQLKKPSSTFSMVRRTRKPPTAKSTLETNLKSLFESQPKEKSSESFNDSKGTANFRKLYKGRDSPCDLIMLENTSKLSTSRPVLHPALEPVTTTATLPLVYRARTRRKRKKPSLPSSATLSDVVLRQGVPNSSQESPELVQDDKNNNNDIEKEGHERYSEFFESLGLTPKTSLIDKEDNKIVRRRYTRRNYRQLMGTKTGCTTSQTTSPESLESIEKTCGSSEKRERSAVIASNSIEKLRENLGKKILTVRITRLPDQVLARYQQQKSKSSLRFNDVSHHDNSNIEVLTTVTNDSDSSTILIYSCGHDNVDPSYESDYSTKMLSLSSRSVEKAIENGGKNEKSKLPADRTFATDPAEPLFVESSSKISDKLKNDEPRDLVVTFPKLPSNQGANVTRTEEQYKNKPRDLRVKNLNLTTSTTVSSVQPESQDSKAKNLTKSLSRPSIQMENGIGGGELDSRGCKKSRKLENLDRDESDRFSFGFSIKTTSEPDEDCLNSLIREKSLEPHKNRKKSKNSRTVTKREMRNGEMNGGPETNAKNAHKPHSRIVISSDEEEDHPVTFSRTLRSIRSPKKIDTKLTASKRSKNTRKVIDEVVNDLNGEKVSDGSGNSNKSGDGEVTSPSTKNRENSDPRRSKRKRLATTWLNEAVESKNPSGESSDGLKTVESLKNNKFGNLTDINSNFRQEKRKRLENEVPRDVKKSKTTHALKFCTRLSSDSDSNFGFESEKSVAADDKSVRAQSTGPKVSYSEKTLKKRKNVKESEKKSLHLPDEKSPNTASKDLREKTRIPPVRSKTNARIRARETATKKVRRTRILGTAIREESDDDDSKYVKTLANKSTKSKLTINEKACVHPKDANVDSPAPEKLQDYLRTFSPDILDNSILEIDNIFKANGHYQNRNSDEISTKLVKPIVNKNLINTRKSTRTFRTKLTSDSENNDDL from the exons ATGAAAAAT GTACCGAATGACGTCGTACTGAATATGTTAACGATGGAGCCTGTGGAAAGTGTGTCGAATGAGAACAACAATGAAGAGGAAGAGGGGGATGATGAGGACAATGATGAAGACGATGATGAAGACAACGATGAGGACAATAAGGAATATTATTCCAAGTGTAGGGCTCCGATACGCAAGCTTCCAGCGCTCATACAATATTGGGTAGACACCGGGAATCCTCCGTATCAGTTGACAGGAGATGAGAATCATTCCGACACAGGGTCGTCATTGAGCGAGGGTGAATATTCGAGATCAAATCAGTCTGCAGCGTTGCGAAAGTCCATAGAAGAACCCAAATTCGACGAGAATTCGCCGTACAGTTCGGTCGATACAGCCGCATATGTGTTGTCGAATACAAACGTAACGGAAAAGGCAAAAACCCAAGAAATCGTTGAAGGTGCtaaaaaatcaaacgaacaTTTGTGTCCCAAGGTTGCGGCACCGACCCAAGAAGATCGCAATGCATCCAAGGTTGCTGACGAAGCttcgaaattgaatgaaaatcgttccagtaatgaaattttgaaaactccACAGAAAAGCGCCCCGTTAAATTGCATGATAAGTCCTGGCGGCAGTGTTATGCTCTGTGAAGTACTTCCGGCGCTACAGCAATTCGATGATCTTCTGGAAAAGTCAGAACAACTGAAAAAGCCGAGTTCAACGTTTTCGATGGTTCGTCGAACAAGAAAACCCCCCACCGCTAAAAGCAcacttgaaacaaatttgaaaagccTCTTTGAGTCACAGCCCAAAGAAAAATCTAGCGAATCCTTTAACGATTCCAAAGGAACTGCAAATTTCAGGAAACTCTACAAAGGAAGAGATTCTCCTTGCGATCTGATAATGCTAGAAAATACGAGCAAACTTTCAACATCAAGGCCAGTTTTGCATCCAGCCCTAGAACCCGTTACTACGACCGCAACTCTACCCCTCGTTTATCGTGCTCgaacaaggagaaaaagaaaaaaaccgtCATTACCATCATCTGCCACATTATCGGATGTTGTGCTGCGCCAGGGTGTACCTAACAGCTCGCAAGAGAGCCCCGAACTCGTTCAAGATgacaaaaacaataataacgaCATCGAGAAAGAAGGACATGAAAGATACTCCGAGTTTTTTGAATCTCTAGGACTAACTCCGAAAACATCCTTGATTGATAAAGAAGATAACAAAATCGTAAGACGACGGTACACGAGAAGAAACTATCGACAGTTAATGGGCACTAAAACAGGCTGTACAACTTCGCAAACTACGTCTCCAGAATCTCTAGAATCGATAGAAAAGACATGCGGCTCGAGCGAGAAACGCGAACGTTCGGCAGTAATCGCTTCTAATTCtatcgaaaaattgagggaaaatttaggaaagaaaattttgactGTACGAATAACGAGGCTGCCTGATCAAGTTTTGGCTCGTtatcaacaacaaaaaagcAAATCATCTCTCAGGTTCAACGACGTATCGCATCACGATAATTCCAACATCGAAGTTCTTACGACTGTGACTAATGACAGTGATTCCAGCACTATTCTCATTTATTCCTGCGGCCATGATAATGTCGATCCATCTTACGAGAGCGACTATTCGACGAAAATGTTAAGCCTCTCGTCGCGCTCTGTAGAAAAAGCCATTGAAAATGgagggaaaaatgaaaaatcgaagttGCCGGCTGATCGAACTTTCGCCACGGACCCTGCGGAGCCTTTATTCGTTGAGTCTTCTTCAAAAATATCAGACAAACTGAAGAATGATGAACCGCGCGATCTCGTTGTTACGTTCCCAAAATTGCCTTCAAATCAGGGAGCAAACGTTACGCGAACGGAAGAGcaatacaaaaataaaccGCGAGATTTGAgggtgaaaaatttgaacttAACGACATCGACGACCGTGTCGAGCGTTCAACCAGAATCGCAGGATTCGAAGGccaaaaatttgacgaaatctCTGTCACGTCCTTCAATTCAGATGGAAAATGGGATTGGGGGCGGCGAACTCGATTCTCGGGGATGTAAAAAGtcaagaaaattggaaaatctcGATCGAGACGAAAGTGATCGATTTTCTTTTGGTTTCAGTATCAAAACTACCTCGGAACCTGATGAAGATTGTTTGAATAGTCTCATacgagaaaaatctttggaacCGCACAAAAACAggaagaaaagtaaaaattcaaGAACCGTAACAAAACGGGAAATGAGGAATGGAGAAATGAACGGTGGGCCGGAAACTAACGCGAAGAATGCTCACAAACCTCATTCGCGGATCGTGATATCATCTGACGAGGAAGAAGACCATCCGGTCACGTTTTCACGGACACTGAGATCGATAAGGAgtccgaaaaaaatcgatacaaAGCTCACAGCTTCGAAACGCTCGAAAAACACACGAAAAGTAATCGACGAGGTTGTAAACGATTTAAACGGTGAGAAAGTCTCAGACGGATCAGGAAATTCCAATAAATCTGGAGACGGCGAAGTGACGAGTCCGTCGACGAAAAACAGGGAGAACAGTGATCCCAGAAGATctaaaagaaaaagattagCGACGACTTGGTTGAACGAAGCAGTCGAGTCGAAAAATCCATCAGGAGAATCGAGCGATGGTCTCAAAACAGTTGAATCTCTAAAGAACAACAAATTCGGAAATTTGACGGACATCAACTCGAACTTTCGtcaagaaaagagaaaacgtCTCGAAAACGAGGTGCCTCGAGacgttaaaaaatcgaaaacaacGCATGCACTCAAGTTTTGCACGCGTCTCAGTTCCGATTCGGACTCTAATTTTGGTTTCGAGTCAGAAAAATCTGTCGCTGCTGATGATAAATCTGTGAGAGCTCAGTCGACTGGACCAAAAGTCAGTTATTCAGAAAAAACCttgaaaaaacggaaaaatgtgaaggaaagtgagaaaaaatcgttgcacCTTCCCGACGAGAAATCCCCTAATACTGCGAGCAAAGAtttaagagaaaaaacgagaattccGCCTGTCCGAAGTAAAACCAACGCAAGAATCCGAGCGAGAGAAACAGCGACGAAAAAAGTGCGAAGAACGAGAATTCTCGGGACTGCGATTCGGGAAGAAAGTGACGACGACGATAGCAAATACGTGAAAACTCTTGCGAACAAGTCTACCAAGTCTAAGTTAACGATAAACGAGAAAGCTTGCGTGCATCCAAAAGACGCGAACGTCGACAGCCCTGCGCCCGAAAAACTTCAAGATTATTTGCGAACTTTTTCCCCTGATATTTTGGACAATTCTATTTTGGAAATTGACAACATATTCAAAGCGAACGGTCATTATCAGAATAGAAACAGCGATGAAATCTCAACGAAACTTGTCAAACCgattgttaataaaaatttgataaatacgCGAAAATCTACGAGAACTTTTCGGACCAAGTTGACCAGTGATTCTGAGAATAACGACGATTTATAA
- the LOC122406046 gene encoding uncharacterized protein isoform X2: protein MIDNESSMGSLFSHGRTAQQDNRDPGVGFNLPREVIQRRENVWNNFFDKYNNKVPNDVVLNMLTMEPVESVSNENNNEEEEGDDEDNDEDDDEDNDEDNKEYYSKCRAPIRKLPALIQYWVDTGNPPYQLTGDENHSDTGSSLSEGEYSRSNQSAALRKSIEEPKFDENSPYSSVDTAAYVLSNTNVTEKAKTQEIVEGAKKSNEHLCPKVAAPTQEDRNASKVADEASKLNENRSSNEILKTPQKSAPLNCMISPGGSVMLCEVLPALQQFDDLLEKSEQLKKPSSTFSMVRRTRKPPTAKSTLETNLKSLFESQPKEKSSESFNDSKGTANFRKLYKGRDSPCDLIMLENTSKLSTSRPVLHPALEPVTTTATLPLVYRARTRRKRKKPSLPSSATLSDVVLRQGVPNSSQESPELVQDDKNNNNDIEKEGHERYSEFFESLGLTPKTSLIDKEDNKIVRRRYTRRNYRQLMGTKTGCTTSQTTSPESLESIEKTCGSSEKRERSAVIASNSIEKLRENLGKKILTVRITRLPDQVLARYQQQKSKSSLRFNDVSHHDNSNIEVLTTVTNDSDSSTILIYSCGHDNVDPSYESDYSTKMLSLSSRSVEKAIENGGKNEKSKLPADRTFATDPAEPLFVESSSKISDKLKNDEPRDLVVTFPKLPSNQGANVTRTEEQYKNKPRDLRVKNLNLTTSTTVSSVQPESQDSKAKNLTKSLSRPSIQMENGIGGGELDSRGCKKSRKLENLDRDESDRFSFGFSIKTTSEPDEDCLNSLIREKSLEPHKNRKKSKNSRTVTKREMRNGEMNGGPETNAKNAHKPHSRIVISSDEEEDHPVTFSRTLRSIRSPKKIDTKLTASKRSKNTRKVIDEVVNDLNGEKVSDGSGNSNKSGDGEVTSPSTKNRENSDPRRSKRKRLATTWLNEAVESKNPSGESSDGLKTVESLKNNKFGNLTDINSNFRQEKRKRLENEVPRDVKKSKTTHALKFCTRLSSDSDSNFGFESEKSVAADDKSVRAQSTGPKVSYSEKTLKKRKNVKESEKKSLHLPDEKSPNTASKDLREKTRIPPVRSKTNARIRARETATKKVRRTRILGTAIREESDDDDSKYVKTLANKSTKSKLTINEKACVHPKDANVDSPAPEKLQDYLRTFSPDILDNSILEIDNIFKANGHYQNRNSDEISTKLVKPIVNKNLINTRKSTRTFRTKLTSDSENNDDL, encoded by the exons ATGATTGATAACGAGTCTAGCATGGGTTCTTTATTTTCGCACGGCAGGACTGCCCAGCAGGATAACCGAGACCCTGGGGTCGGTTTTAATCTACCGAGGGAGGTTATCCAGCGGAGGGAGAATgtgtggaataatttttttgacaaatataataataag GTACCGAATGACGTCGTACTGAATATGTTAACGATGGAGCCTGTGGAAAGTGTGTCGAATGAGAACAACAATGAAGAGGAAGAGGGGGATGATGAGGACAATGATGAAGACGATGATGAAGACAACGATGAGGACAATAAGGAATATTATTCCAAGTGTAGGGCTCCGATACGCAAGCTTCCAGCGCTCATACAATATTGGGTAGACACCGGGAATCCTCCGTATCAGTTGACAGGAGATGAGAATCATTCCGACACAGGGTCGTCATTGAGCGAGGGTGAATATTCGAGATCAAATCAGTCTGCAGCGTTGCGAAAGTCCATAGAAGAACCCAAATTCGACGAGAATTCGCCGTACAGTTCGGTCGATACAGCCGCATATGTGTTGTCGAATACAAACGTAACGGAAAAGGCAAAAACCCAAGAAATCGTTGAAGGTGCtaaaaaatcaaacgaacaTTTGTGTCCCAAGGTTGCGGCACCGACCCAAGAAGATCGCAATGCATCCAAGGTTGCTGACGAAGCttcgaaattgaatgaaaatcgttccagtaatgaaattttgaaaactccACAGAAAAGCGCCCCGTTAAATTGCATGATAAGTCCTGGCGGCAGTGTTATGCTCTGTGAAGTACTTCCGGCGCTACAGCAATTCGATGATCTTCTGGAAAAGTCAGAACAACTGAAAAAGCCGAGTTCAACGTTTTCGATGGTTCGTCGAACAAGAAAACCCCCCACCGCTAAAAGCAcacttgaaacaaatttgaaaagccTCTTTGAGTCACAGCCCAAAGAAAAATCTAGCGAATCCTTTAACGATTCCAAAGGAACTGCAAATTTCAGGAAACTCTACAAAGGAAGAGATTCTCCTTGCGATCTGATAATGCTAGAAAATACGAGCAAACTTTCAACATCAAGGCCAGTTTTGCATCCAGCCCTAGAACCCGTTACTACGACCGCAACTCTACCCCTCGTTTATCGTGCTCgaacaaggagaaaaagaaaaaaaccgtCATTACCATCATCTGCCACATTATCGGATGTTGTGCTGCGCCAGGGTGTACCTAACAGCTCGCAAGAGAGCCCCGAACTCGTTCAAGATgacaaaaacaataataacgaCATCGAGAAAGAAGGACATGAAAGATACTCCGAGTTTTTTGAATCTCTAGGACTAACTCCGAAAACATCCTTGATTGATAAAGAAGATAACAAAATCGTAAGACGACGGTACACGAGAAGAAACTATCGACAGTTAATGGGCACTAAAACAGGCTGTACAACTTCGCAAACTACGTCTCCAGAATCTCTAGAATCGATAGAAAAGACATGCGGCTCGAGCGAGAAACGCGAACGTTCGGCAGTAATCGCTTCTAATTCtatcgaaaaattgagggaaaatttaggaaagaaaattttgactGTACGAATAACGAGGCTGCCTGATCAAGTTTTGGCTCGTtatcaacaacaaaaaagcAAATCATCTCTCAGGTTCAACGACGTATCGCATCACGATAATTCCAACATCGAAGTTCTTACGACTGTGACTAATGACAGTGATTCCAGCACTATTCTCATTTATTCCTGCGGCCATGATAATGTCGATCCATCTTACGAGAGCGACTATTCGACGAAAATGTTAAGCCTCTCGTCGCGCTCTGTAGAAAAAGCCATTGAAAATGgagggaaaaatgaaaaatcgaagttGCCGGCTGATCGAACTTTCGCCACGGACCCTGCGGAGCCTTTATTCGTTGAGTCTTCTTCAAAAATATCAGACAAACTGAAGAATGATGAACCGCGCGATCTCGTTGTTACGTTCCCAAAATTGCCTTCAAATCAGGGAGCAAACGTTACGCGAACGGAAGAGcaatacaaaaataaaccGCGAGATTTGAgggtgaaaaatttgaacttAACGACATCGACGACCGTGTCGAGCGTTCAACCAGAATCGCAGGATTCGAAGGccaaaaatttgacgaaatctCTGTCACGTCCTTCAATTCAGATGGAAAATGGGATTGGGGGCGGCGAACTCGATTCTCGGGGATGTAAAAAGtcaagaaaattggaaaatctcGATCGAGACGAAAGTGATCGATTTTCTTTTGGTTTCAGTATCAAAACTACCTCGGAACCTGATGAAGATTGTTTGAATAGTCTCATacgagaaaaatctttggaacCGCACAAAAACAggaagaaaagtaaaaattcaaGAACCGTAACAAAACGGGAAATGAGGAATGGAGAAATGAACGGTGGGCCGGAAACTAACGCGAAGAATGCTCACAAACCTCATTCGCGGATCGTGATATCATCTGACGAGGAAGAAGACCATCCGGTCACGTTTTCACGGACACTGAGATCGATAAGGAgtccgaaaaaaatcgatacaaAGCTCACAGCTTCGAAACGCTCGAAAAACACACGAAAAGTAATCGACGAGGTTGTAAACGATTTAAACGGTGAGAAAGTCTCAGACGGATCAGGAAATTCCAATAAATCTGGAGACGGCGAAGTGACGAGTCCGTCGACGAAAAACAGGGAGAACAGTGATCCCAGAAGATctaaaagaaaaagattagCGACGACTTGGTTGAACGAAGCAGTCGAGTCGAAAAATCCATCAGGAGAATCGAGCGATGGTCTCAAAACAGTTGAATCTCTAAAGAACAACAAATTCGGAAATTTGACGGACATCAACTCGAACTTTCGtcaagaaaagagaaaacgtCTCGAAAACGAGGTGCCTCGAGacgttaaaaaatcgaaaacaacGCATGCACTCAAGTTTTGCACGCGTCTCAGTTCCGATTCGGACTCTAATTTTGGTTTCGAGTCAGAAAAATCTGTCGCTGCTGATGATAAATCTGTGAGAGCTCAGTCGACTGGACCAAAAGTCAGTTATTCAGAAAAAACCttgaaaaaacggaaaaatgtgaaggaaagtgagaaaaaatcgttgcacCTTCCCGACGAGAAATCCCCTAATACTGCGAGCAAAGAtttaagagaaaaaacgagaattccGCCTGTCCGAAGTAAAACCAACGCAAGAATCCGAGCGAGAGAAACAGCGACGAAAAAAGTGCGAAGAACGAGAATTCTCGGGACTGCGATTCGGGAAGAAAGTGACGACGACGATAGCAAATACGTGAAAACTCTTGCGAACAAGTCTACCAAGTCTAAGTTAACGATAAACGAGAAAGCTTGCGTGCATCCAAAAGACGCGAACGTCGACAGCCCTGCGCCCGAAAAACTTCAAGATTATTTGCGAACTTTTTCCCCTGATATTTTGGACAATTCTATTTTGGAAATTGACAACATATTCAAAGCGAACGGTCATTATCAGAATAGAAACAGCGATGAAATCTCAACGAAACTTGTCAAACCgattgttaataaaaatttgataaatacgCGAAAATCTACGAGAACTTTTCGGACCAAGTTGACCAGTGATTCTGAGAATAACGACGATTTATAA